In the genome of Choristoneura fumiferana chromosome 21, NRCan_CFum_1, whole genome shotgun sequence, the window NNNNNNNNNNNNNNNNNNNNNNNNNNNNNNNNNNNNNNNNNNNNNNNNNNNNNNNNNNNNNNNNNNNNNNNNNNNNNNNNNNNNNNNNNNNNNNNNNNNNNNNNNNNNNNNNNNNNNNNNNNNNNNNNNNNNNNNNNNNNNNNNNNNNNNNNNNNNNNNNNNNNNNNNNNNNNNNNNNNNNNNNNNNNNNNNNNNNNNNNNNNNNNNNNNNNNNNNNNNNNNNNNNNNNNNNNNNNNNNNNNNNNNNNNNNNNNNNNNNNGTCCCTCTACCAGTTATaatttaatgcgagagtgaggAGAGGACGTACGATACGAACCAATGGCGTTAGCGCTAACTCCTTAGAATTATGATTTCGCCGTTTAAATTCGTGAGTATCGTGTATCGTTTGAACTGTACTATAGACTATCATGACTTTTTTGCGTAATAAATGAAGTTACTTACTAGTTACGTTACGACTACCTAGTTATACCTACAGACTTtacagtttaattttatttaaaacaactatggcaatacggtatttgactattttgtatatgttttataaattaaaactacacaatgccagttatcgaatagaaaatcattttttaagctacctttacaaataacaaagttacaaaggtttgaaattcaagattagacagagaaagacatactggcatgtgacgtcacacgccagtaccgccatacttgctgcatagagaaaagcgtttgagaaagagacaggtatatagattttacaaaaaatcactataaatccaattttcaaccgatttaaatgttctcttcgctaaacactatctgtatatctatattttcataataatattaagatatggcaaaatcaggagttgtcaaataccgtattactttgctcactcccTTAAGATAACTACGTctatgcaatgtgtgttcatacagctccttcgcctccacactgtaagaacacacacaatgacacacaaacccaactatcaccaccaccatacaaCACTGAGGCGTTCCGtgttatagttcattgatatggacctctgcaaagtaacgcctgattaaaatGAACTAATTTTAGTCAACAGTGAGTGTGAATAAAGGCAGGATCTCACAGCATCGGCGgcagggcggcggcgcgcgcggctccCCGCGGGCGCCGTCGGGACTGGTGCCCGGGCGCCGCCGGCCGCCTCGCTCTGCACTTTGCAACCAACAATACACACATTATGCAACAGTCAACAAGACGCTTCAGTGGCGACTTGAACGCTTCAATGTTTATcctgaaccaatagaaacgcttcatttacctatcctcgctcagcgcagctctagtggaaatgGCTCAGCGGAGTAAGGTGTTTTGTATGTCGGACAGATAAGCATGTTAAATAGAAATAGCTAGAATGGAGTAGCTGAAAGATAACTGATAGAAATAATTCAatcaaccaatttttttttttattttgctttgtaAAATTAACTGAATCCAAAGCTTTTTCGATTTCACGGCTACAGAACTACCGAATGTTTGCTACTCGaattatcaaattcaaatttgacaACGAAATTCCATGCTCAGTTTAGCGATCACCGTGTCTCATTGACATGTAATTTCCTCTGGTTTTTTCTATTTCGTGGACACAGGCGCGCGCCTCGCTCTAAAGCGGTAAGTAGCATGATAGAAGGCCAATTCACCTTTACACACCTGAGGGCTGGGGCGGCTTGGAGGGCGGCGGCGACGCGGGGGTCGGGGCGCCGCGCTCGCGGCCGCGCTCCCGCCGGGCTCGCGCAAGCGGTCCATCTATAAACAACAGGTTCAGTCAGCAGCACAAGTATGAGCTGTAACGGTGCTCAAAAGATCTACACACAACTCTATGCAAGGTAAATAGAGTGTTTTGATCAATTCGAGTAGGTACCACAACCGCTCATCTACTTGTTGCTGACACAGAACAGAACGGTATGCGGAATACCACACGAGTTGTGCTAAATGGTCGTCGATGATGACGCTGCTCCAATTTATAACGAAACTAGCACTTGGCAACgtgtaaataggtaggtagtacgTGTTTGTTTGGATTCCACGCGATTTTGTGCCACTAAAAGGAGGAGTGTGGCGCGGGCCAATGAATAACATCACTTCGCGGTGCCCGCGCATCATATCACCCGCCTCGCGCACGCCGTCGGATGATGTTGTTTATGTACTTGCAGCCACGTAACAGACCGCACACTCCCAACCGACCAGCTCCTCTCTCCACCCGTGCCTGCGTTACGTGTCACACTGAGGTGGCTGGGTTACACTGTGTGCAAGCAGACTTGGTAGTCCCTCACCTGCGCGCGCGCGGGGCGGTCGTCGGCGCGCGCGGGCACATAGGGCCGCTTGGGCTGCGCCAGCATGTCGAGGCGCGTGCTGAGGCGGCCGGGCCCGCGCACCGCCTCGCCGCGCGCCTCTTCGCCTCCTCGATCAATCGCTGATCTTCTTCTTCTCTACCAACACCTGAGCACACCGAATCAGAATAATACGGGATCCTCAAAACGATATATTGCAGTGCCAGTAGGCTGTAAAGTGTACGTGTAAACTAGTAAGGCGATGGTTTGGATTCTTTTTTGTCTTTACCCGCGGCATCTATATGtttgtaatgaaattaaattaaattctttatttgtataaattcaATAGTACCATGAAACCCAAATTGTCATCCGGATAAGCGGTTGAGATTGagtgaatttaaatttgactaatcccgtaggaatatcgagataaaagatccagctatctacatactaaattccATCTAATTCTAAACCAGTACAacagttttagcgtgaaaaagtaacaaatattagGTAGTAAGATGAACAATACCAGCAAAGAATACAGGTGTTAATTTGAATCAAAGAACTTCCGTACAAATTGACTGACCTGCGTCTTATTCGCCTCAGGGCCGACGCCAGCCCGCGGCCTGGCCTTAGGGGTGCCCGCCCGGCTGGCCGGCGGCTCTTCTTTGGCCGACAGGTCGATCCGCACGCGCCTCTTGTATTGATCCGGCCGCCAAGTCTTCCCCTCCGTGGCCACCGCGCGGTTGCACGACTTGGACTCTGTAACCGTTTTTTCTGTCTAGTCTTTTGGACGTTGTCAAACTCGTGTAACAACTGTGAAATGGCTTTCAAAGGATTGTCGGGGACAGTTCTGGCGTGGGATTCGGCGTGGTTTTTTGGGCTCCTTCTTTAATTTATCGGTGTCGAGTTTCTTTTGGAGCAGATGATGACTTTAGGCGCCACCGGTCTGTCGTTTAAGGAGTTGAGCTGCGTAGGTAAGCCATCGGCGATTGGTTTTTCGAAGCTGAAGTTGCTAGGGTTAGAAGAAGGGAGTTGGTGTTTCAGGCTGGTGCCGCTGTCGCTTCGCGTGGTCTGTAGTTCGGAGCTAACGGGGCCCAAACGGAGCTCGTCAGATCCATAACGCTCGGAACACCTTTCTTGTTCCCCGAGAATCAATCTTCCCGAGTTCTTCATTAGCATATATATTTTCTCGATGCTGCGGCGACACTCGACGGTGGACGGGATGGTGTCAGCTGGTTCGTGATGCTGCGCAGTCGCGGGGCCTTTGGGAGtgttagtaggtactttactcAGTGCGCCACTGAGAATAGATAGTTGCGTTTGCCGAGGATTTTGTTCcaacctttaaaaataaaaatattattaataaataaatcattcagaGCCAGCGATTTTACAAAATAAGAAGAAATAATACCTTAGTTTTTCAGGCGACTTTGGTCTCAACTCCTTTGCAGACATTTCAGCACATGCGAGTGACAGATTTGTTCCGGAATCATTGGAAATAGCGGATGTAGACGCCGAAGTCTTCTCACATGTCATTTGCAAAGACATTTCGGTGACGGCGTCGTCTAAGTAGTAGCTCCTGTTGATGTATTTCCTACCGTCTTTCTCCACGGGCTCTTCTCGTTCGCTCTCTTCTTCCGGCTGTTCCAGCACGATTTCGGGTATCATGTCTTCATTCTTGTTCCCTTTGCGTCCCTTTGCTTTATTTATTACCACCAGAGGCGCGGGATTGGCCGTCTCAGAGTTAAAATTCTGTCCGTAAATAGAATTGTAGAAGGATTTGTTGGTGATGGACAACTTGGTGACCGAACTGGACGCTTGAGGTGTGATTGCGCTCTTAAAATTTTTGTGCTTACTGATTTTGTTTTCGTTCATAGCGATTTTTCTCCGTTCCCGCCGTTCCTTCACTTCTAGCAGTTTCCTTCTCTTCTTTTCTTCCATAATATGAGATTTATTTTCGTATGGAGACTTAATTCGGACTCGGGTGGGGGACCTCTTCTTTTTGACGTGGAAAGTGcaatcagtatttttttctgtgggAGAGGGGCGCCTGTTGAGTGCTTGAATCGTAATCTGTATGTCATCGGGCGTGACGACCTCTCCCGAGGTTTGGCTGCTGGGGTGGGTGCCGTGGGAGCCCGCGCCCCGTGGAGTCTCGGCAAATGACACGCTCAGCGCTGCGATGTGCTCGTTCTCGCTAGTCGGATAGTCGTTCGTAGAGCTGCTATCAACTACTCCATATTCGTCGTGCTCCTGCCAGTCTTCACGCGATTCTTCTTCGCCATCAGTTTCAGAACACAGCTGATTACAATCATTATTTCGCTCCGTTTCTAGAAGCTCAATAATCTTCGGTGATTCTTTCTCCGCTGTATCTTCCACGTCATCATACGTCAAAGACAGTGCTTCTATGCAATCTGAAACGTCCGCTACCGTTTAAGACAAATCATTCGATTATTTGGCAATTTTTCTTTCAATATTCTAAGCAAAGTAACTTTAAAGACGTGAAtgaaattgtattgtaatgttatGTTTCATCATCACATCACCTACATTCTTGCAAATCTGTAGTCGAAAATgcattatttactttaaaaaaaaacttgtagatTAGAGCCCTTGAGTAaagtcaaaaaatatatttttttttcaaattattctgaAATTATCTATTAGAATCCATTGAAATATTTTCGGATGCCTCGTCGATCTATTatacttgaaaatatgaaatataaGAAGCACAGCGTATAAAATTAAGCCATATACCTTTTTGAGGTTCCTGTGATTGCAGGATCATTATAGAGTCGATGTTGCTAACGACCTCACCGGTTTCAGAACGCTTCAGTTGGAACACCACGTCGACACGAGACTCTGTCTTCTTTTCAGCGACGGTCATCTCCTTGTGCTGGCAGCTTATGATCAAGTTATCGGCGACACGGTTACTGAACAGCTTGTACGAGCCACAGATCAACTTCGGGACCTCAAGTACGATTTTTTTCTCTAATATTTTAGCGAGCGACCTCAGATCTACTTCAGAGTGGACTATGTCGTCCCACGTCGTTGACAGTCCCGTTAGCTTACGCTCAACGTGTAAAGGAATACTGGTGGATGCGGTCAGAACTTTGGAAGCTTTATCGTGGCCATCGTTCTCTTTTTCAACCTCCTTCCACTTCTTTTTAGCCTTGTCGGTCAAATAGTCCCCGTTACTTATACGTTTGAGCTGTTCAATTGTGTTTTTCACATACTTGATAATATTATCCATGTAGAAATTGTAGTTGTCTTCTAAGCGTTTGCAGCAAATATAGTCTAATAGCGAAGCGGGGAGCATCGTGCTGTTTAGTTGGTTCGAACTGGCCATTATTTTCAAACTCTTCAGTTGTTCTTGTAAATGCATATCTTTCAATAAGAACTGTCGCTCATATTCAGTCGTGACGTTGGATGTTTGTATCTCCAGATCTCCGAGTTTGTGGCACAGAGTGTGGGATTTGTTATTGGTCAGGAGATCGATTCTTTCCTTGTTAACGAGCACGATGTTCTGCAAGTCCTCGCTGCTGTATGCTTCGCTGACTTCAGACTCCGAGCCCTGCTCGTCCGGGTAGATGACGGTCTCGACATACTGGTTGGGGGCTGTCCGTTTGAGCTCGTTCACGTTGGACATCAGTTGCTTGCCGAGGTCTATGTTCTTGTACAGAAGGACGAGATCCCTAGTTGTAAGGGGTTCTTCTTCTGTTAAAGAAAAATGTCCATGATTATTTACGTTTAAAACCTTCAAATAAAGCTAAAAGTGGCAGTGGAATGAACAAAGTGCGAGGAGGTACCTACGGAAAGGAAATTACTTAATGTTCCACGAATATTTTCTACTTATCCATTTGTCATTCTGGGTGCTACCTGTAGCCTCGAAGTTATGGTCTTTGGCCATGAGCTCGAACAGCTCGCTGGCGGTCTGATAGTCCTGCGCGATGTcttccccctccccctccccggCGCGCTCCTCCCCCTCGTTATCGTCCGACACTCGACTGATCAACATCACACCACATAGATTTAAATGAAACTCCCAAACAAAAATAAGCTTAAGTTTAAGATTTGTAAAATAAGTATATGTCTACAAAACACGGATGCAAAAccgtttttattgtaaaattttcaaGACTGCATGTTTCATTGGAATTTACGTCAAGTTTTGAAATTCGAAATGTGTAGTGTCGGAAAGCGGCCAGTTATagctacttacttacttaaaactTCAACAATTGCAAAAAGGTTGATAATGCCTTTATGGTTGGTAAATGCCGCTCATATTatgcttattatttaattttaacttttatttattggtttgccAAAAGATATAACACTAACACCATTAAAATAACAGAAAGTCGATCTGTTTGTCTAACATAAACAGTGTTAATCCAATAACAAGCAAACACATACTATTATTACAATGTGCTTATCttaataatttgtactttaCTTTACGGCTTTGGTTTTAGGGGTGATTTTCATCTCAGAACTAAACTTTTTCctgtcatttgttttaaatCGTTAACTGCAGGTTAAGGATGAAGCTAGacgagtgtattttttttgagttgtaAGTCCCGTAATTTCTGCTAAGTCCAGTTTGTACACTGCGACTCAATATAAGTTCTACACAAATAgcacttttgtatgaaaccaaaataacGCAAATGAAAATAGGCGACTgtcaactcaaaaaattacgtgcTCATCTGGCGGTACCCTAACCTAACATGATCCAACTTTTTGTATTACACTCAAATACTTTTCAGTTCGGTTGCCATAACCATTATGCGAATAGGGATTGGTGAGAGGCCCCAGCAATTTAGTAGTCACGTTAAATAGTAGATTTTCAGTTACAAGTAAAACGACAGTTTATTGaataagttatatttatttattattatgtaacgaTATATCTCACAATAAATAGAGAACATTATGCGAATcatatttcataaaatactGCAACATTATTACGGAATGTTAAAAGCACGGTTACACTTCAgtcttaatataaataatatttaaaataatactagaaatattgattatttacaccgttattatattaaaattgttgCCCGTAAAAATATTAGAGAAcagattttaattttagtttataaacaaataaaaatacacgattAAATTTGTTGGTAAGCGtaaaactcgagaacggctggaaCTATTTGGTAAGGTAGTTATTTTTTGTCAGAACAAGGTTTAAATGAAACTAGATCTTGCCCGCGCTCCGTCTGCgatgaatttgtttatcgcgatcccgcgggaactattaaattttccgggataaaaactatatagGCTTTCCTAGCTCTCAAAcaatctccataccaaattttaccTAAATTAGTTCAGCGGTTTGAGCGAGAAGAAGTagcagacagaccgacagaatTATtatcgcattaataatattagtaagaacaAAATGTAAGTACATACACTCGGGTGAATCTGGGGTGGGCGACtatcttctaatatataaaattctcgggtcacaatgtttgtgaccaaactcccaCGAAACGGCTTGAGcgatatttatgattttttagggttccggagccaaaatgccaaaaacggaacccttatagtttcgccatgtctgtctctgtctgtctgtccgtcccgCGCTTgggactatcaacgctagaaagctgtaattttgcacggatatataggtaaactatgccgacaaaatagtacaattaaaaattcaaaaacaattttttttagggtacctcccatagacgtaaagtggaggtgatttttttttctcatccaaccctatagtgtggggtatcgttgtataggTCTTGTAAAACCATTTGGGATTTGCtaagaagatttttcgattcagtgatctgtttgcgaaatattcaac includes:
- the LOC141440012 gene encoding uncharacterized protein, coding for MLISRVSDDNEGEERAGEGEGEDIAQDYQTASELFELMAKDHNFEATEEEPLTTRDLVLLYKNIDLGKQLMSNVNELKRTAPNQYVETVIYPDEQGSESEVSEAYSSEDLQNIVLVNKERIDLLTNNKSHTLCHKLGDLEIQTSNVTTEYERQFLLKDMHLQEQLKSLKIMASSNQLNSTMLPASLLDYICCKRLEDNYNFYMDNIIKYVKNTIEQLKRISNGDYLTDKAKKKWKEVEKENDGHDKASKVLTASTSIPLHVERKLTGLSTTWDDIVHSEVDLRSLAKILEKKIVLEVPKLICGSYKLFSNRVADNLIISCQHKEMTVAEKKTESRVDVVFQLKRSETGEVVSNIDSIMILQSQEPQKDCIEALSLTYDDVEDTAEKESPKIIELLETERNNDCNQLCSETDGEEESREDWQEHDEYGVVDSSSTNDYPTSENEHIAALSVSFAETPRGAGSHGTHPSSQTSGEVVTPDDIQITIQALNRRPSPTEKNTDCTFHVKKKRSPTRVRIKSPYENKSHIMEEKKRRKLLEVKERRERRKIAMNENKISKHKNFKSAITPQASSSVTKLSITNKSFYNSIYGQNFNSETANPAPLVVINKAKGRKGNKNEDMIPEIVLEQPEEESEREEPVEKDGRKYINRSYYLDDAVTEMSLQMTCEKTSASTSAISNDSGTNLSLACAEMSAKELRPKSPEKLRLEQNPRQTQLSILSGALSKVPTNTPKGPATAQHHEPADTIPSTVECRRSIEKIYMLMKNSGRLILGEQERCSERYGSDELRLGPVSSELQTTRSDSGTSLKHQLPSSNPSNFSFEKPIADGLPTQLNSLNDRPVAPKTEKTVTESKSCNRAVATEGKTWRPDQYKRRVRIDLSAKEEPPASRAGTPKARPRAGVGPEANKTQVLVEKKKISD